A single region of the Salvia miltiorrhiza cultivar Shanhuang (shh) chromosome 8, IMPLAD_Smil_shh, whole genome shotgun sequence genome encodes:
- the LOC130996840 gene encoding uncharacterized protein LOC130996840 gives METNHSRLSSLPMFSIEKYDIWKFRLESFLTAQHCRMWEVITNGPITITETVKRVPVDPHQDPYDEVQPKQKADFSTEERKQDELDNLAKSIISGTVPDKHVMKIIKCGTAKEMWDILERMCVGSEEIKENKLSIACQKFDSFLMLKNESVKEMELRFNQILNKVQSISKDKYTQREINLKIH, from the coding sequence atggagactaaccatagcagattatcttctctacctatgtttagtattgaaaaatacgacatatggaagtttcggcttgaaagcttcctcaccgcccaacattgccgaatgtgggaagtcatcaccaacggaccaatcaccatcaccgaaaccgtcaaaagggttcctgttgatccacatcaggatccttacgatgaggtccagcccaagcaaaaggcagacttctccacagaagaaaggaagcaagatgagctagacaacctcgccaaaagcatcatctccggcaccgttcctgacaagcatgtcatgaagatcatcaagtgcggaactgcaaaggagatgtgggacattcttgaaagaatgtgcgtaggttccgaggaaatcaaggagaataagctttccatagcttgccagaagttcgactccttcctcatgctcaagaatgaatctgtcaaagagatggaactcagattcaatcaaatcctgaataaagttcaatccatctctaaagacaagtacactcaacgagaaatcaacttgaagattcactGA